A genomic window from Acidobacteriota bacterium includes:
- the mltG gene encoding endolytic transglycosylase MltG — MTTEAVDPAECAQPEPEDLTGETTHPDLSPGPAPGPEAPPDPDDEITGPLGPPPAPAPVAPGATGPGEGREEAPRKVSGLGLKLRRVRLRWWVLATLLGLLLVGGALLYQRVSTALWTPYRGYTGPWAQLTVRAGASADQVARDLETRGVIRDAPIFARYLSWEGLGDKLKPGVYRFTRPMTGVEVAAKLAAGDVFRVKVTLPEGWTAARMFRHLESLEIGRFDAYMAAWRDPGRVADFAPAAETLEGYLFPDTYFLSPDATEIQVIDTLVGGFRRAVLPVLREASPPGAPLGVEELVTLASVVEKETGIATERPRVASVIHNRLAKGMKLQCDPTVLYARWLETRSTDTTIYKSDLQRDHPYNTYVYAGLPPGPICNPGLAAVKAACKPESTRYLYFVADGTGGHTFTADLASHNQAVQRYRRLPPRR, encoded by the coding sequence ATGACCACCGAAGCTGTTGACCCGGCAGAATGTGCTCAGCCCGAACCGGAGGACTTGACCGGGGAGACGACCCACCCCGACCTGTCCCCCGGCCCGGCGCCCGGGCCGGAGGCGCCCCCGGACCCCGACGACGAGATCACCGGCCCCCTGGGGCCGCCCCCGGCCCCCGCCCCGGTGGCGCCGGGGGCGACCGGCCCCGGGGAGGGCCGTGAAGAGGCGCCCCGGAAAGTCTCCGGCCTCGGGTTGAAGCTCCGGCGGGTCCGGCTCCGCTGGTGGGTCCTGGCCACGCTCCTGGGCCTTCTGCTCGTCGGCGGCGCCCTCCTGTACCAGCGCGTGAGCACCGCCCTCTGGACGCCGTACCGGGGCTACACCGGCCCGTGGGCCCAACTGACCGTCCGGGCGGGGGCGTCGGCGGACCAGGTGGCCCGCGACCTCGAAACCCGGGGGGTCATCCGCGACGCCCCGATCTTCGCCCGCTACCTGAGCTGGGAGGGCCTGGGGGACAAGCTCAAGCCCGGGGTCTACCGCTTCACCCGGCCCATGACGGGGGTGGAGGTGGCGGCGAAACTGGCCGCGGGCGACGTCTTCCGGGTCAAGGTGACCCTCCCCGAGGGCTGGACGGCCGCCCGGATGTTCCGACACCTGGAATCGCTGGAGATCGGACGTTTCGACGCCTACATGGCCGCCTGGCGGGACCCCGGCCGCGTCGCCGACTTCGCCCCCGCCGCCGAGACCCTGGAAGGCTACCTTTTCCCGGACACCTACTTCCTCTCCCCCGACGCCACGGAGATCCAGGTCATCGACACCCTGGTCGGGGGGTTCCGCCGCGCGGTGCTCCCCGTCCTGCGGGAGGCGTCGCCCCCGGGCGCGCCGCTCGGGGTCGAGGAACTGGTGACCCTGGCCTCGGTGGTGGAGAAGGAGACCGGCATCGCGACCGAGCGGCCCCGGGTGGCCTCCGTCATCCACAATCGCCTGGCGAAGGGGATGAAGCTCCAGTGCGACCCGACCGTCCTCTACGCCCGGTGGCTCGAGACCCGGTCCACCGACACCACCATCTACAAGAGCGACCTCCAGCGGGACCACCCCTACAACACCTACGTTTATGCGGGGCTCCCCCCCGGCCCCATCTGCAACCCCGGCCTGGCGGCCGTCAAGGCGGCCTGCAAGCCCGAGAGCACCCGTTACCTCTACTTCGTGGCCGACGGCACGGGCGGCCACACCTTCACCGCCGACCTGGCGTCCCACAACCAGGCCGTCCAGCGCTACCGCCGCCTTCCCCCGCGCCGGTGA
- a CDS encoding YdeI/OmpD-associated family protein, giving the protein MDIPADLRQALDADPEIAEFFAGLSHTHRREYVNWINEVKTAPTREGRVQTTVRMLREKGYPNRSRLSRTKARSRSAS; this is encoded by the coding sequence GTGGACATCCCCGCCGACCTGCGCCAGGCCCTGGATGCCGACCCCGAAATCGCGGAGTTCTTTGCGGGGCTCTCCCACACCCACCGCAGGGAGTACGTGAACTGGATCAACGAGGTGAAGACAGCGCCCACCCGGGAAGGCCGGGTTCAAACAACCGTCCGGATGCTCCGCGAGAAAGGCTATCCCAACCGGTCGAGGTTGTCCCGGACGAAGGCCAGGAGCCGGTCGGCCAGTTGA
- the ruvX gene encoding Holliday junction resolvase RuvX, whose amino-acid sequence MTQQLRILGLDIGERTIGIASSTAGGASPSTHPTLRRASLKADLDSLTRLSAELQPEVVLVGYPLTPQGEVGDSARRAGKVARKLAGRLGVPVLGVDERYSTREAEEILRSPQRRKKRGGPDNHALAAVLILQRWHREGDAVVLARWPLPEGEEDGEEAGTED is encoded by the coding sequence ATGACCCAGCAACTTCGCATCCTCGGCCTCGACATCGGCGAAAGGACCATCGGCATCGCCTCGTCCACCGCCGGCGGCGCCTCCCCGTCCACACACCCCACCCTCCGCCGCGCCAGCCTCAAGGCCGACCTGGACTCGCTGACCCGGCTGAGCGCGGAACTGCAGCCGGAAGTCGTCCTGGTGGGCTACCCGCTCACGCCCCAGGGCGAGGTGGGCGACTCCGCCCGCCGCGCGGGGAAAGTGGCCCGCAAGCTGGCAGGGCGGCTCGGGGTCCCCGTGCTCGGTGTCGACGAGCGCTACTCCACCCGGGAGGCGGAGGAAATCCTGCGTTCGCCCCAGCGCCGCAAGAAACGGGGCGGGCCCGACAACCACGCCCTCGCCGCCGTCCTGATCCTCCAGCGCTGGCACCGGGAGGGGGACGCGGTCGTGCTCGCCCGCTGGCCCCTTCCGGAGGGGGAGGAAGACGGTGAGGAGGCCGGAACCGAAGACTGA
- the cphA gene encoding cyanophycin synthetase, whose product MHDPLEPYRDYPIEPGPVTVQGIKVMFGANYFSAHPIVAMRVNLGAYDEVFTNLIPGFFEELKRRLPTLEQHKCSEGVEGGFFTRVIDGTLLGHVIEHSAIELQSLAGMKVSYGKTRGTNTPGVYNVIFHFRDDVAGIYAGKAAVNLVNAILLARPFDVDRALADLVAIRERKLLGPSTQALVEAARNRGIPTLRLDEYNLVQLGTGRHARRVRATITAGTGFIAVDTADNKYLAVRMLRDAGIPVPETARVRVPADIAGFSHRFGGAPLVVKPLQGSSGEGLTLGVRDPADIEAAFTRAAAVDRHVLVQPLVEGDLFRLLVVNDRFVAATRLRPPAVTGDGARTVAELVDALNREPDRGVGDKTPRSRVDLDAHTLELLAREGLSPDAVPEPGRKVVLKVSPKPRTGGDTEDVTDLVHPVNRFLAERAAKVIGLDVAGVDVLAPDIARPILDGGGVVLEVNAAPDFRMHLNPSAGNARDVAAPVVDMMFPPGSPVRIPVFSVTGTLGKTTTAFLIAHCLRLQRLQVGMTSTEGIFIAEKCLIREDAAYPEHVALVLRDPTIDVAVLETSREGILRRGLGYERADFGIVLNVADDHLGSDDINYLEDLAYAKSVVAEQVYPEGCAVLNADDELVMEMTRRVDSRLILYSRGETNPDVRRHVEQGGTAAILRGTDLVILKGREEVRIMDLVDAPLTFEGKAMLNAGNLLAAAAALHAFGLPPEKIRQGFRSFFPDAAKLPGRLNLVGVRDFRVLLDYAHNKKGLLALKDFLATFAEGKVGVLDAPGDRSDEDIVQMGRIAAGMFDRVVLYEGIDDRGRKPGEVTGLLGEGLRRAGFTEAMLSVVPEPEAAWTEGLRHGNPETLVVILSGCSARTLRLMERFAADGPPIPAK is encoded by the coding sequence ATGCACGATCCCCTGGAACCGTACCGCGACTACCCCATCGAACCGGGACCGGTGACCGTCCAGGGGATCAAGGTGATGTTCGGCGCCAACTACTTCAGCGCCCACCCCATCGTCGCCATGCGAGTCAACCTGGGGGCCTACGACGAGGTGTTCACCAACCTCATCCCCGGGTTTTTCGAGGAACTGAAGCGCCGCCTCCCGACCCTGGAACAGCACAAGTGCTCCGAAGGGGTCGAGGGCGGCTTTTTCACCCGGGTGATCGACGGGACGCTCCTGGGCCACGTCATCGAGCACAGCGCCATCGAGCTGCAGTCCCTCGCCGGCATGAAGGTGTCCTACGGGAAGACCCGCGGCACCAACACGCCCGGCGTCTACAACGTCATCTTCCACTTCCGGGACGACGTCGCCGGGATCTACGCCGGCAAGGCCGCGGTGAACCTCGTCAACGCCATCCTGCTCGCCCGGCCCTTCGATGTCGATCGGGCCCTGGCGGACCTGGTCGCCATCCGCGAGCGCAAGCTCCTCGGCCCCTCCACCCAGGCCCTGGTGGAAGCGGCCCGCAACCGCGGGATCCCGACCCTCCGCCTCGACGAGTACAACCTGGTCCAGCTGGGCACCGGCCGGCACGCCCGGCGGGTCCGCGCCACCATCACCGCCGGGACGGGCTTCATCGCCGTGGACACCGCGGACAACAAGTACCTCGCCGTCCGGATGCTCCGGGACGCCGGGATTCCGGTCCCCGAGACGGCCCGGGTCCGCGTCCCGGCCGACATCGCCGGGTTTTCCCACCGCTTCGGGGGCGCCCCGCTGGTGGTCAAGCCCCTCCAGGGGAGTTCCGGCGAGGGGCTCACCCTCGGGGTCCGCGACCCGGCCGACATCGAGGCCGCCTTCACCCGGGCCGCCGCCGTCGACCGCCACGTCCTGGTCCAGCCCTTGGTGGAGGGCGACCTCTTCCGCCTGCTGGTGGTGAACGACCGCTTCGTGGCCGCGACCCGCCTTCGGCCTCCCGCCGTCACCGGCGACGGGGCCCGCACGGTGGCGGAGCTGGTGGACGCCCTCAACCGGGAACCCGACCGGGGCGTCGGCGACAAGACCCCGCGCAGCCGGGTGGACCTCGACGCCCACACCCTCGAACTCTTGGCGCGGGAGGGGTTGTCGCCCGACGCCGTCCCCGAACCGGGGCGAAAAGTGGTCCTGAAGGTCTCCCCCAAACCGCGGACGGGCGGCGACACCGAGGACGTCACCGACCTCGTGCACCCCGTCAACCGCTTCCTGGCGGAGCGTGCCGCCAAGGTGATCGGCCTCGACGTGGCGGGGGTGGACGTTCTCGCCCCCGACATCGCCCGGCCCATCCTCGACGGCGGCGGGGTCGTCCTGGAAGTCAACGCCGCCCCGGATTTCCGGATGCACCTCAACCCCTCCGCGGGCAACGCCCGGGACGTTGCCGCGCCCGTGGTGGACATGATGTTCCCCCCGGGCTCCCCCGTTCGCATCCCCGTGTTCTCCGTCACCGGCACCCTCGGGAAGACCACCACCGCCTTCCTGATCGCCCACTGCCTGCGCCTGCAGCGCCTCCAGGTGGGGATGACCTCCACGGAGGGGATCTTCATCGCGGAGAAGTGCCTGATCCGGGAAGACGCCGCCTACCCCGAGCATGTGGCCCTGGTGCTCCGCGACCCCACCATCGACGTGGCCGTGCTCGAGACCTCCCGGGAGGGGATCCTCCGGCGCGGCCTGGGTTACGAGCGGGCGGACTTCGGCATCGTCCTCAACGTCGCCGACGACCACCTCGGCTCCGACGACATCAACTACCTCGAGGACCTGGCCTACGCGAAGTCGGTGGTGGCGGAACAGGTCTACCCCGAGGGCTGCGCCGTCCTCAACGCCGACGACGAACTGGTGATGGAGATGACCCGCCGCGTGGACTCCCGCCTGATCCTGTACAGCCGGGGGGAAACCAACCCGGACGTCCGTCGCCACGTGGAGCAGGGAGGGACGGCGGCGATCCTCCGCGGGACCGACCTGGTCATCCTCAAGGGCCGGGAGGAAGTCCGGATCATGGACCTGGTGGACGCCCCCCTGACCTTCGAGGGGAAGGCCATGCTCAACGCCGGGAACCTTCTGGCCGCCGCCGCCGCCCTCCACGCCTTCGGGCTCCCCCCCGAAAAGATCCGCCAGGGGTTCCGCTCGTTCTTCCCCGACGCCGCCAAGCTCCCCGGGCGACTGAACCTGGTCGGCGTCCGGGACTTCCGTGTCCTGCTCGACTACGCCCACAACAAGAAGGGCCTGCTCGCCCTGAAGGACTTCCTGGCGACCTTCGCCGAGGGGAAGGTCGGGGTGCTGGACGCCCCGGGCGACCGGTCCGACGAGGACATCGTCCAGATGGGCCGCATCGCCGCCGGGATGTTCGACCGCGTGGTCCTCTACGAGGGCATCGACGACCGCGGCCGGAAACCGGGCGAAGTGACCGGCCTGCTGGGGGAGGGCCTCCGGAGGGCGGGTTTCACGGAAGCGATGCTCTCCGTCGTTCCCGAGCCCGAAGCGGCCTGGACGGAGGGCCTCCGTCACGGCAACCCCGAAACGCTCGTGGTGATCCTCAGCGGGTGCAGCGCGCGGACCCTGCGCCTGATGGAACGCTTTGCCGCGGACGGTCCCCCAATCCCCGCGAAATGA
- a CDS encoding acetate--CoA ligase family protein, protein MRDFESKPVRVLNGSNRYMNCPAWVFTLAVPPELRGADRFAPALHGLFPPLAQRECANTGELFAEALLHVLRMDMDLYLRDRSVAEVPEGYEIAVAFFDERVTEDAVDALSDLFRDLAERREPRRFAEDWKRLQADFDRTLFGGPTLYSLIEAGLKRGIPVHYLWEENQFMWGYGVRQVRGRSTTFSVDGIKDTEFTMYKDMVKEFLLMCGFPTPIGKNCFHEDEIVEQAEALGYPVVVKPVAGHKGQGVTTGVRSADEVRQAFWNIKEQAKEAGVYFDGAIVEQQVEGTDHRLLSVKGKFVAALQRVPAYVDGNGADTIETLIEKENATVARIDNARSPLCKIKVDENLVEFLTLQGMNLRTVPDAGQRVFLRRVANISAGGVSINVTPAIHPKNVKMVEDIARFFNVTCLGIDVLCKDISKPWDEGNFGIIEINAGPGIFMHLVPAIGPSIDVPGAIIRAHFPEDGSDRVPIVAGNRITPEMACRIRQIVSRQSPGTGFGSLTEEGIAFDGSLFFKGTSHHQNVKVVLRNPRTAFAVFSHPKEKILASGMFHHGADLVILDNPAPEEEILARDLLPGGILVDIRENKARVLRNGEEEAHFKLPSGDDRDGKLVERLEDRFVELIGKYDR, encoded by the coding sequence ATGCGCGATTTCGAGTCCAAACCGGTCCGGGTCCTCAACGGGTCGAACCGTTACATGAACTGCCCCGCCTGGGTCTTCACCCTGGCCGTCCCCCCGGAGCTGCGCGGCGCCGACCGCTTCGCCCCGGCCCTCCACGGGCTCTTCCCGCCGCTCGCGCAGCGGGAGTGCGCCAACACGGGCGAACTCTTCGCCGAGGCCCTCCTCCACGTCCTGCGGATGGACATGGACCTGTACCTCCGCGACCGGAGCGTCGCCGAGGTCCCGGAGGGCTACGAGATCGCCGTGGCCTTCTTCGACGAGCGGGTCACCGAGGACGCCGTCGACGCCCTCTCCGACCTCTTCCGCGACCTCGCGGAGCGCCGCGAGCCCCGCCGTTTCGCCGAGGACTGGAAGCGCCTCCAGGCCGACTTCGACCGCACCCTCTTCGGCGGGCCCACCCTCTACTCCCTCATCGAGGCGGGCCTCAAGCGCGGCATCCCCGTCCACTACCTCTGGGAGGAAAACCAGTTCATGTGGGGCTACGGGGTCCGGCAGGTCCGCGGGCGCTCCACCACCTTCAGCGTGGACGGCATCAAGGACACCGAGTTCACCATGTACAAGGACATGGTGAAGGAGTTCCTGCTGATGTGCGGGTTCCCCACTCCCATCGGCAAGAACTGCTTCCACGAGGACGAGATCGTCGAGCAGGCCGAGGCCCTGGGCTACCCCGTGGTGGTGAAACCCGTGGCCGGCCACAAGGGCCAGGGCGTGACCACCGGGGTCCGCTCCGCCGACGAGGTCCGGCAGGCTTTCTGGAACATCAAGGAACAGGCCAAGGAAGCCGGCGTGTACTTCGACGGCGCCATCGTGGAGCAGCAGGTGGAGGGCACCGACCACCGCCTGCTGTCGGTGAAGGGCAAGTTCGTGGCGGCGCTCCAGCGGGTGCCCGCCTACGTGGACGGCAACGGCGCCGACACCATCGAAACCCTCATCGAGAAGGAGAACGCCACCGTCGCCCGCATCGACAACGCCCGCTCCCCGCTCTGCAAGATCAAGGTGGACGAGAACCTGGTGGAGTTCCTCACCCTCCAGGGCATGAACCTGCGCACCGTCCCCGACGCCGGCCAGCGGGTCTTCCTGCGCCGCGTGGCCAACATCTCCGCCGGCGGCGTCTCCATCAACGTCACGCCCGCCATCCACCCGAAAAACGTGAAAATGGTGGAGGACATCGCCCGCTTCTTCAACGTCACCTGCCTCGGCATCGACGTCCTCTGCAAGGACATCTCCAAGCCCTGGGACGAGGGGAACTTCGGCATCATCGAGATCAACGCCGGCCCCGGGATCTTCATGCACCTGGTCCCCGCCATCGGGCCGTCCATCGACGTCCCGGGCGCCATCATCCGGGCCCACTTCCCCGAGGACGGGAGCGACCGGGTCCCCATCGTCGCCGGGAACCGCATCACCCCGGAGATGGCCTGCCGGATCCGGCAGATCGTGTCCCGCCAATCCCCCGGCACGGGCTTCGGCTCCCTGACCGAGGAGGGGATCGCCTTCGACGGCAGCCTGTTCTTCAAGGGCACCTCCCACCACCAGAACGTGAAGGTCGTCCTCCGGAACCCCCGGACGGCGTTCGCCGTCTTCAGCCACCCGAAGGAGAAGATCCTCGCGTCGGGCATGTTCCACCACGGCGCCGACCTGGTCATCCTCGACAACCCGGCCCCGGAAGAGGAGATCCTCGCCCGCGACCTCCTTCCCGGCGGCATCCTGGTGGACATCCGGGAGAACAAGGCCCGGGTCCTGCGCAACGGCGAGGAGGAGGCCCACTTCAAGCTTCCCTCCGGTGACGACCGCGACGGCAAGCTGGTGGAGCGCCTCGAGGACCGTTTCGTGGAGCTGATCGGGAAGTACGACCGTTAA